The following are encoded together in the Anopheles nili chromosome 3, idAnoNiliSN_F5_01, whole genome shotgun sequence genome:
- the LOC128726583 gene encoding 27 kDa hemolymph glycoprotein-like, producing MAKVAPLVLFGILALLAAVWASPLSKGTESSNSSEESGEVGEMLKELQEMCKNNSGSDAAFLGLMSSVQETMVCAVASLDLEGLMTDVDTLSNETRFTFFPRYCPQLRKTYSCVNKLVGDVRPCLEDDDYTIVQALVGILPDAVELMCKNDGEILFKYDEPKYSDCLEKLGDSFEECTNSFLNSTDDWDLSNMTQDQCSTMFGFRDCLQGKLGLCKASDLISVYDLFHNTLVRMTPCRNYVEVPKVTLVDNNTVDED from the exons ATGGCGAAAGTAGCACCGTTGGTTTTGTTCGGCATTCTGGCGCTTCTGGCAG CGGTATGGGCCTCACCACTGTCGAAGGGAACCGAGAGCTCCAACTCCTCCGAAGAGTCGGGTGAGGTCGGTGAGATGTTGAAGGAGCTGCAGGAGATGTGCAAAAATAACAGCGGCTCCGATGCGGCCTTCCTTGGCTTGATGTCATCGGTGCAGGAGACAATGGTGTGTGCCGTGGCTTCCCTCGATCTAGAGGGCTTAATGACTGACGTTGACACGCTGTCCAACGAAACCCGCTTCACATTCTTCCCTCG TTACTGTCCACAGCTGCGCAAAACCTACTCCTGCGTTAACAAGCTGGTGGGTGATGTCAGACCCTGCCTAGAGGACGACGACTACACCATTGTGCAAGCCCTGGTCGGCATCCTGCCGGACGCGGTCGAGCTGATGTGCAAGAACGATGGTGAAATTTTGTTCA AGTACGACGAGCCAAAGTACTCCGATTGCTTGGAAAAGCTGGGCGACAGCTTCGAGGAATGCACCAACTCCTTCCTGAACTCGACGGATGACTGGGACCTCTCGAACATGACGCAAGATCAGTGCAG CACCATGTTCGGCTTCCGGGATTGTCTTCAGGGTAAGCTGGGCCTGTGCAAGGCTTCGGATCTAATCAGCGTCTACGACCTGTTCCACAACACTCTCGTCCGCATGACGCCGTGCCGTAAT TACGTGGAGGTGCCAAAAGTCACGCTCGTTGATAACAATACCGTCGACGAGGACTAA